In one window of Thermodesulfobacteriota bacterium DNA:
- a CDS encoding AAA family ATPase produces MSILSRFLGKRKKAEPEKAPPSGRLSIVGKMPRPLSRIWTIGGGKGGVGKSVVAANFGTLLAGSGRRTLIVDADFGAANLHTLFGIQGSNPSLSSFLKSEVTDIKRLITGTGIQKLDIITGAMDSLNIADVDASSLMRLQRAISELDYDHVVLDLSPGTSSDVLDCFLMSDEGILVTTPEPTSIENTYRFMKCLFLRRIRAIINSGEPGRLKETLKAALERDPRIGTVSEFMKNYKLSAGAGSAPEEILGGMGGHLVVNRTRLPEDRAIGPHMQRACMSYFGVRFNHLGDIGQDTSIEDSVRARRPLVRDYPGSPAALSLVSCFRKLASIEQEKAGQEADKGLMQI; encoded by the coding sequence ATGAGCATCCTTTCGAGATTCCTCGGCAAGAGGAAAAAGGCCGAGCCCGAAAAAGCCCCGCCTTCAGGCCGCCTTTCCATAGTCGGGAAGATGCCCCGGCCCCTTTCCCGCATATGGACGATCGGCGGGGGCAAGGGCGGAGTTGGCAAAAGCGTCGTCGCCGCGAACTTCGGAACGCTCCTCGCCGGCTCCGGACGGAGGACGCTCATCGTCGACGCGGACTTCGGCGCGGCCAACCTGCATACCCTTTTCGGCATACAGGGCTCCAACCCGTCCCTTTCGAGCTTCCTTAAATCGGAGGTCACGGATATCAAAAGGCTCATCACCGGGACAGGCATCCAGAAACTCGATATAATTACGGGTGCCATGGACTCGCTCAATATCGCGGACGTGGACGCGTCGTCACTTATGCGCCTGCAGCGGGCCATCTCGGAGCTCGACTACGACCATGTCGTCCTCGACCTCTCGCCCGGCACCTCATCCGACGTGCTCGACTGCTTTCTGATGTCTGACGAAGGGATACTCGTGACCACACCGGAGCCCACCTCAATAGAGAACACCTACAGGTTCATGAAGTGCCTGTTCCTCCGGAGGATACGGGCGATCATAAACTCCGGCGAGCCTGGGCGCCTGAAAGAAACGCTCAAGGCGGCCCTGGAGCGCGACCCGAGGATAGGGACCGTCTCGGAGTTCATGAAGAACTACAAGCTCAGCGCCGGAGCCGGATCGGCCCCGGAGGAGATACTGGGAGGCATGGGGGGCCACCTCGTCGTAAACAGGACCCGGCTCCCGGAAGACCGCGCCATCGGGCCGCATATGCAGCGGGCCTGCATGAGCTACTTCGGCGTGCGTTTCAACCACCTGGGCGACATCGGCCAGGACACCTCTATAGAGGATTCCGTCCGGGCGAGAAGGCCTCTCGTCAGGGACTATCCCGGGAGCCCCGCCGCGCTCTCGCTCGTCTCCTGCTTCAGAAAGCTCGCATCCATCGAGCAGGAGAAGGCCGGGCAGGAGGCCGATAAGGGGCTTATGCAGATATGA
- a CDS encoding polysaccharide biosynthesis tyrosine autokinase, whose product MNQRVNIDYYELLDIAPGAASSEVEEAYRKALSDLGGDSVAIYSLYTPEEKEELISRINEAYEVLSDPERRAAYDAGAAAKPEPAVTREFELGDLGPAVDARHFKRYGKTTGFIRPPVSASGENSIITEQYRILYSRIHRMADDGQLRIIAVTSAVKGEGKSVTSLNLAYVTACEFKKRVLLVECDLRKTSTLSRMIERGEECGLADVLEGRADIRDAVCRVDGTSLYMLTSGTCSRSSSELIDSPYLKSLFNGFRDEFDYIFVDTPPILPLADMNIISRLVDGTLLVVRAGATPKKVVLNAAQSLSEGRFIGIVLNGAEAALAGYYY is encoded by the coding sequence ATGAACCAGCGAGTGAACATCGACTATTACGAGCTCTTGGATATCGCACCGGGGGCGGCTTCCTCCGAGGTGGAAGAGGCCTACAGGAAGGCCCTGTCCGACCTGGGCGGCGACTCCGTGGCCATCTACTCGCTTTACACCCCGGAGGAGAAGGAAGAGCTTATCTCAAGGATCAACGAGGCATACGAGGTCTTGAGCGACCCGGAGAGGAGGGCCGCGTACGACGCCGGGGCCGCCGCGAAACCGGAGCCGGCCGTAACGCGCGAATTCGAGCTGGGCGACCTGGGCCCCGCGGTCGACGCGCGCCACTTCAAAAGGTACGGGAAGACCACCGGCTTTATAAGGCCGCCGGTCTCCGCCTCGGGCGAAAACTCCATCATAACGGAGCAGTACCGGATCCTGTATTCAAGGATACACCGGATGGCCGACGATGGGCAGTTGAGGATCATAGCCGTGACCAGCGCCGTAAAGGGAGAGGGGAAATCGGTCACCTCGCTCAACCTGGCGTACGTCACGGCCTGCGAGTTCAAGAAAAGGGTGCTCCTCGTCGAGTGCGACCTGCGGAAAACCTCTACCCTCTCGAGGATGATAGAGCGCGGGGAAGAGTGCGGGCTCGCGGATGTCCTCGAGGGCAGGGCCGACATACGGGACGCAGTCTGCCGCGTGGACGGGACAAGCCTTTACATGCTTACCTCGGGCACGTGCTCGAGGAGCTCATCAGAGCTCATAGACTCGCCCTATCTCAAGTCTCTATTCAACGGGTTCAGGGACGAATTCGACTATATATTCGTGGACACCCCGCCGATACTGCCCCTGGCTGACATGAACATCATTTCGAGGCTTGTGGACGGGACGCTATTGGTGGTAAGGGCCGGGGCCACCCCGAAGAAGGTGGTCCTCAATGCGGCCCAATCCCTTTCAGAGGGACGGTTCATCGGCATAGTGCTTAACGGCGCCGAGGCCGCGCTGGCCGGTTACTATTATTAG
- a CDS encoding TIGR03013 family PEP-CTERM/XrtA system glycosyltransferase — protein sequence MLFNRHPSKRLLYIALIEGLLIFLAALVSVAIRLSFEGGAMVEYDPSYLKSLVLTAIYLITFYYFDLYTPDMYRPSRYMFSRLIKAMIVAAIIQFSIFYIIPSLKIWRGILLINMLIMPAAIICFRLIFSKILKIKLPGKRVLIIGAGDLAKRIGSEIYTKPEHGLNLVGFIDDDPTKYGVSIVNPGVIGGYGDISRLADEQNIDLIIVALPDRRAKLPMSALLDCKLKGISVEESETFKERLTGKIPLDHLKPSWMVFSDGFRSLRSRKFVKRSLDIVFASLWLVMAAPVMLLTAAIIKLESKGPVIFRQVRVGEHGREFSIYKFRSMRQDAEAKTGPVWAVANDDRVTLVGRIIRKLRIDELPQLVNVLKGDMSFVGPRPERPYFVNKLREEIPYYNIRTVVKPGLTGWAQIKYPYGANMEDAVEKLQYEIFYIKNMSPLLDLMIMFWTIKVVLTGRGAR from the coding sequence ATGCTCTTCAACAGGCACCCTTCCAAGCGACTGCTGTACATAGCCCTCATCGAGGGCCTTCTCATATTCCTTGCCGCGCTCGTGTCGGTTGCGATACGCCTCTCTTTCGAGGGCGGCGCAATGGTCGAATACGACCCCAGCTACTTGAAGAGCCTGGTGCTGACCGCGATCTACCTCATCACCTTCTACTACTTCGACCTCTACACGCCCGACATGTACAGGCCGAGCCGATACATGTTCTCGAGGCTCATAAAGGCCATGATAGTAGCGGCCATAATACAGTTCAGCATCTTCTACATCATCCCGTCCCTCAAGATATGGCGTGGCATCCTGCTCATCAACATGCTCATAATGCCCGCGGCCATCATATGCTTCAGGCTCATCTTCTCGAAGATACTGAAGATAAAGCTCCCCGGGAAGCGCGTCCTCATCATCGGCGCCGGCGACCTCGCCAAGAGGATCGGGAGCGAGATATACACCAAGCCCGAGCACGGCCTCAATCTCGTGGGATTCATCGACGACGACCCGACCAAATACGGGGTATCCATCGTAAACCCGGGCGTTATCGGCGGATACGGAGACATCTCGAGGCTCGCGGACGAGCAGAATATCGACCTCATAATAGTCGCTCTCCCGGACAGGAGGGCCAAGCTCCCCATGTCCGCCCTCCTCGACTGCAAGCTCAAGGGCATATCGGTCGAGGAAAGCGAGACCTTCAAGGAAAGGCTCACCGGCAAGATACCACTCGACCACCTGAAGCCTAGCTGGATGGTATTCTCGGACGGCTTCAGGTCGCTCAGGTCCAGGAAGTTCGTGAAGAGGTCCCTCGACATCGTATTCGCGTCCCTCTGGCTTGTAATGGCGGCGCCGGTAATGCTCCTTACGGCAGCGATAATCAAGCTCGAATCAAAGGGGCCGGTCATATTCAGGCAGGTCAGGGTGGGAGAGCACGGGAGGGAGTTCAGCATCTACAAGTTCCGCTCGATGCGCCAGGACGCTGAGGCCAAGACCGGGCCGGTATGGGCGGTGGCCAACGACGACAGGGTCACCCTGGTGGGTCGCATAATCAGGAAGCTCCGCATAGACGAGCTGCCGCAGCTCGTAAACGTCCTTAAGGGCGACATGAGCTTCGTCGGCCCGAGGCCCGAGCGCCCGTACTTCGTAAACAAGCTCAGGGAGGAGATCCCTTACTACAATATCAGGACGGTGGTGAAGCCGGGCCTCACCGGGTGGGCGCAGATAAAATATCCATACGGCGCGAACATGGAGGACGCGGTCGAGAAGCTCCAGTACGAGATATTCTATATCAAGAACATGTCCCCTCTCCTCGACCTAATGATAATGTTCTGGACCATAAAAGTCGTGCTCACCGGCAGGGGGGCGAGATAG
- a CDS encoding transcription termination/antitermination NusG family protein, whose translation MNWYAIYTKPGCEERVSSRLNGAGFSVLSPLLKERRLYRRKLQEVVSPLFPCYIFAELDMPTHYRLIRYTRGVRQIVGNEAAPLPVPDAVIGSILGRMENGLVSVRREEFSPGESVAIKGGAFEGFEALFEREMSGSERVSILLKALNARIILDRALLARL comes from the coding sequence ATGAACTGGTACGCAATATACACGAAGCCGGGCTGCGAGGAGAGAGTATCCTCCCGTCTTAACGGGGCAGGGTTCAGCGTCCTGAGCCCGCTCCTGAAGGAGAGGAGGCTCTACCGGAGGAAGCTCCAGGAGGTGGTCTCGCCGCTCTTCCCCTGCTACATATTCGCCGAGCTCGATATGCCGACCCATTACCGCCTCATAAGGTACACGAGGGGGGTGCGGCAGATAGTCGGCAACGAGGCCGCGCCACTGCCTGTCCCGGATGCCGTCATAGGCTCGATACTGGGCAGGATGGAAAACGGCCTGGTTTCGGTAAGGCGGGAAGAGTTCAGCCCGGGCGAGAGCGTGGCCATAAAGGGCGGGGCCTTCGAGGGTTTCGAGGCCCTGTTCGAGCGGGAGATGAGCGGCTCCGAGAGAGTGAGCATACTCCTCAAGGCCCTGAACGCCCGGATAATACTGGACAGGGCCCTTCTGGCAAGGCTTTAA
- the asnB gene encoding asparagine synthase (glutamine-hydrolyzing), with protein MCGIAGITGGNLAVGQEALKSMLSMLRHRGPDDFGLYSDGRAALGHTRLSIIDLEGGRQPMSNEDGSVWISFNGEIFNYIELKDELARKGHRFSTNSDTEVIIHLYEELGDGCVTRLNGQFAFAIWDKNRSELFIARDRLGIRPLFYSSHAGRFYFASEIKALFAGGPLPREIDPAALNEIFTLWCSVPPRTAFKGINELPPAHWMKIKDGAIASVERYWDVPLGEETRDMSIEEAADGLFDILSDSTRLQLRADVPVGAYLSGGLDSSVTAALITKISGAGPHTFSVAFEDRAYDESGFQHEMARHLGTEHHEIRCSYSDISGVFPEVVWYAEKPVLRTAPAPLFILSRLVRETGLKVVLTGEGADEAAGGYDIFKEAKIREFWAREPESRLRPLLLKKLYPYLSAFQGQSDAYREAFFNGGLSDVSDPLFSHRPRWQTTSRLKAFFSKDLLAECTPGPEERLKMLMPPGFGSWRALARAQYIETASLLPGYILSSQGDRVLMGNSVEGRYPFLDHRVVEYCARLPLRHKMRGLDEKHVLKRMAHGMLPASILKRTKQPYLAPDSKSFFAGGKSPDYVEELLSEGSLKDSGYFDPVSVGLLVKKCRRGAASGFRDNMALVGILSTQLLHEMFIAGFENRAVAGRDAGLRAPAAAAS; from the coding sequence ATGTGCGGAATAGCTGGAATAACCGGAGGGAACCTGGCTGTCGGCCAGGAGGCCTTGAAGTCGATGCTCTCGATGCTCCGCCACCGGGGGCCGGACGACTTCGGCCTCTATAGCGACGGCCGCGCGGCCCTGGGACACACGAGGCTCAGCATAATTGACCTCGAGGGCGGGCGCCAGCCCATGTCCAACGAGGACGGGAGCGTCTGGATAAGCTTCAACGGGGAGATATTCAACTATATCGAGCTCAAGGACGAACTCGCGAGAAAGGGGCACCGTTTTTCCACAAACTCCGATACCGAGGTAATAATCCACCTCTACGAGGAGCTCGGAGACGGATGCGTTACGCGCCTTAACGGCCAGTTCGCCTTCGCCATATGGGACAAAAACCGCTCCGAGCTCTTTATAGCGCGCGACAGGCTCGGGATACGGCCCCTTTTCTACTCTTCGCACGCGGGCCGCTTCTATTTCGCTTCCGAGATAAAGGCGCTCTTCGCCGGGGGGCCTCTCCCGAGGGAGATAGACCCGGCGGCGCTTAATGAGATATTCACCCTCTGGTGCAGCGTGCCGCCGAGGACCGCCTTCAAGGGAATAAACGAGCTTCCTCCCGCTCACTGGATGAAAATAAAGGACGGGGCAATCGCGTCGGTCGAGCGCTACTGGGACGTGCCGCTCGGCGAAGAAACGCGCGATATGAGCATTGAAGAGGCAGCGGACGGGCTTTTTGATATCCTCTCTGATTCGACGCGCCTGCAGCTACGGGCTGACGTGCCGGTCGGGGCATACTTGAGCGGCGGGCTCGATTCCTCCGTAACCGCCGCGCTGATAACGAAGATTTCCGGAGCCGGCCCGCATACCTTCTCCGTGGCGTTCGAAGACCGGGCATACGACGAGAGCGGGTTCCAGCACGAGATGGCCCGCCACCTCGGGACCGAGCACCACGAGATACGGTGTTCGTACTCCGACATAAGCGGGGTCTTCCCGGAGGTCGTCTGGTATGCCGAGAAGCCGGTCCTAAGGACCGCGCCTGCCCCGCTTTTCATCCTCTCTCGCCTTGTGAGGGAGACCGGGCTCAAGGTAGTCCTTACGGGCGAGGGAGCTGACGAGGCGGCCGGGGGCTACGACATTTTCAAGGAGGCGAAGATACGGGAGTTCTGGGCGCGCGAGCCGGAATCCAGGCTCCGCCCCCTGCTCCTTAAGAAGCTCTATCCTTACCTGAGCGCGTTCCAGGGCCAGTCCGACGCGTACAGGGAAGCCTTCTTCAACGGCGGCCTCTCCGACGTCTCCGACCCTCTCTTCTCACATCGTCCGAGATGGCAGACCACCTCAAGGCTCAAGGCCTTTTTCTCGAAGGACCTCCTGGCCGAATGCACGCCGGGCCCGGAGGAGCGGCTTAAGATGCTCATGCCCCCGGGGTTCGGAAGCTGGAGGGCGCTCGCCAGGGCGCAGTACATAGAGACTGCAAGCCTTCTGCCGGGCTACATACTCTCTTCCCAGGGCGACAGGGTGCTGATGGGTAACTCGGTTGAAGGACGGTACCCTTTCCTGGACCACAGGGTAGTTGAGTACTGCGCCCGGCTGCCGCTTCGCCATAAGATGCGCGGCCTCGACGAAAAGCACGTACTCAAGCGGATGGCGCACGGCATGCTGCCCGCCTCCATCCTCAAGCGGACCAAGCAGCCCTATCTCGCGCCTGACAGCAAGAGCTTTTTTGCCGGGGGCAAGTCGCCCGATTACGTGGAGGAACTCCTATCCGAGGGGTCGCTCAAGGACTCCGGGTATTTCGATCCCGTGTCCGTGGGGCTCCTCGTCAAGAAATGCCGCAGGGGCGCGGCGAGCGGCTTCAGAGACAACATGGCCCTTGTCGGCATACTCTCAACGCAGCTCCTGCATGAGATGTTCATAGCCGGGTTCGAGAACAGGGCCGTGGCCGGGCGCGATGCGGGCCTCCGGGCGCCGGCCGCCGCGGCCTCATAA
- a CDS encoding acyl carrier protein, whose amino-acid sequence MHDKIREFIFENFLFNAEGSALDNDASFLETGIIDSTGMLELVNWIQETCGFEVDDTELVPENLDSVNRLAIYIARKTQTEPQASG is encoded by the coding sequence ATGCACGATAAGATAAGAGAGTTCATCTTCGAGAACTTCCTCTTCAATGCCGAGGGGAGCGCGCTCGACAACGACGCCTCGTTCCTCGAAACAGGAATAATAGACTCTACCGGCATGCTCGAGCTCGTAAACTGGATACAGGAGACCTGCGGCTTCGAGGTCGACGATACCGAGCTCGTCCCCGAGAACCTCGACAGCGTAAACCGGCTCGCCATATACATAGCCAGGAAGACTCAGACAGAGCCCCAGGCATCCGGATAA
- a CDS encoding class I adenylate-forming enzyme family protein has protein sequence MLVHDYLIRSAERFPEKIALVHGGRRTSYSELLSAASSVSAWLRHAGVEKGDRVAILNDDPKEYISSYFGILMAGGIVVALNTDTSARTLGAQISGCGVSVAITQAKFMGHFRELGRGVTSLKSVAASGLKPSDAGDEGYALFDLKDAFGFPPGAPAQSVRADIAQVIYTSGTTGGSSAVTLRHSNLVANTASIIEYLKLGEDDSVMAVLPFFYSYGNSVMLTHIAAGGRLVANQNFIYPNIILGQMAAEEVTGFSGVPSTYAILLNRSALRRYKFPALRYMTQAGGAMPPRLAREMKAMFPEVDFYIMYGQTEASARLSYLEPHELLRKAGSVGKAIPGVRLEVLDENGEPVGPGETGEIVASGENIMAGYWREPEKTARVLRNGKLLTGDLARVDDEGFIYIVSRKSDIIKCGSHRIHPAEIEEALAEHAAVHESAVVGVEDEILGEALKALVVLKTGYQCSRTELLQHCKALLPSYKVPQHIDFIPELPKTSSGKIKRALLKTPSAPGSPGLIDQRSQKEAG, from the coding sequence ATGCTCGTACACGACTACCTCATACGCTCGGCCGAACGCTTCCCCGAGAAGATTGCCCTGGTCCACGGGGGCAGGCGGACCTCGTACTCCGAGCTCCTTTCTGCGGCCTCGTCCGTCTCCGCATGGCTGAGGCACGCGGGCGTGGAAAAAGGCGACCGGGTCGCGATACTGAACGACGACCCGAAGGAGTACATAAGCTCCTACTTCGGCATCCTCATGGCCGGCGGGATAGTCGTCGCGCTTAATACCGATACTTCGGCCAGGACCCTCGGCGCGCAGATAAGCGGGTGCGGCGTTTCCGTGGCGATAACCCAGGCGAAGTTCATGGGCCACTTCAGGGAGCTCGGGAGGGGAGTCACCTCGCTTAAGTCGGTCGCGGCATCCGGGCTCAAGCCCTCGGACGCCGGTGACGAGGGATATGCCCTGTTCGACCTTAAGGACGCCTTCGGATTTCCGCCCGGCGCCCCGGCCCAATCCGTGCGAGCGGACATCGCGCAGGTCATCTATACGTCCGGCACGACCGGCGGATCGAGCGCGGTGACGCTCAGGCACTCCAACCTCGTGGCCAACACGGCTTCGATAATCGAGTACCTAAAGCTGGGAGAGGACGACAGCGTAATGGCCGTGCTGCCTTTTTTCTATTCCTACGGCAACTCGGTAATGCTTACCCATATCGCGGCGGGCGGCAGGCTGGTCGCAAACCAGAACTTCATTTATCCGAACATCATACTCGGCCAGATGGCCGCCGAGGAGGTGACGGGCTTCTCCGGCGTGCCTTCGACCTATGCGATACTCCTCAACCGCTCCGCCCTAAGGCGCTACAAGTTCCCGGCCCTGAGGTACATGACCCAGGCGGGCGGGGCAATGCCGCCCAGGCTCGCGCGCGAGATGAAGGCCATGTTCCCGGAAGTGGACTTCTACATAATGTACGGCCAGACAGAGGCCTCGGCCAGGCTGTCCTACCTTGAGCCTCACGAGCTCCTGAGGAAAGCGGGCTCTGTCGGGAAGGCCATACCCGGCGTACGGCTTGAGGTGCTCGACGAAAACGGCGAGCCGGTAGGGCCGGGCGAGACCGGCGAAATAGTCGCGAGCGGGGAAAACATCATGGCCGGGTACTGGAGAGAGCCCGAGAAGACCGCGAGGGTGCTTAGAAACGGGAAACTCTTGACAGGCGACCTCGCCAGGGTCGACGATGAGGGGTTCATCTACATAGTCAGCCGGAAAAGCGACATAATAAAATGCGGCTCCCACAGGATCCACCCGGCTGAAATAGAAGAAGCCCTGGCCGAACATGCCGCCGTCCACGAGTCCGCTGTAGTAGGCGTGGAGGACGAGATACTCGGCGAGGCGCTGAAGGCCCTCGTCGTATTGAAGACCGGATACCAGTGCTCCCGGACCGAGCTCCTGCAGCACTGCAAGGCGCTGCTTCCGTCGTACAAGGTCCCGCAGCACATCGATTTCATCCCGGAGCTCCCGAAGACATCGAGCGGCAAGATAAAGCGAGCGCTTCTAAAGACCCCTTCCGCGCCGGGGTCGCCAGGGTTAATCGACCAGCGAAGCCAAAAGGAGGCCGGATGA
- a CDS encoding AMP-binding protein yields the protein MTVDRFLEDSARTHPDREALVTKEGRFTYGRLGAMAAAFSSALVSGGLKKGDRVCILLENSAELVAAVFGVLRAGGVFVLLNPTTKARKCGYIFNDCRASALVTTYEKAQLIAEIAASAPSLKRIWLSGQAAVLPSPVSGISASLREALLPVSAPGPASGPEATDLASIIYTSGSTGAPKGVTMAHSNMAAAADSIISYLGITRDDVILNTLPMSFDYGLYQVLMGFRSGARVVLEKFLYSWDILKTIEKERVTGFPIVPTISSILLKTEDFKGLSFEGLRYITNTGAALPVQHIKRLREIFPKTKIFSMYGLTECKRVSYLPPEELDRRPTSVGKPMPNTDAYVVDSEGKRVGHGVTGELVVKGPSVMAGYWGLPEETAKALRPDAGGETVLYTGDLFRTDEDGFLYFVGRKDEILKCRGEKVSPREVEEVIHWHEGVAQAAVAGVPDAVLGTALKAFVVRKRGSELTQRELMQHCSRHLEDFMVPKYIVFMEDLPKNENGKVDRPRLAEGGAAG from the coding sequence ATGACCGTCGACAGATTCCTGGAAGATAGCGCCCGGACGCACCCGGACAGGGAGGCCCTCGTGACAAAGGAGGGCCGCTTCACCTACGGACGTCTCGGCGCGATGGCAGCCGCCTTCTCTTCAGCCCTGGTCTCCGGGGGCCTGAAAAAGGGCGACCGCGTATGCATCCTCCTGGAAAACTCGGCGGAGCTCGTGGCGGCGGTTTTCGGGGTGCTCAGGGCAGGAGGGGTTTTCGTGCTGCTCAACCCCACGACCAAGGCGCGCAAATGCGGGTACATATTCAATGACTGCCGGGCCTCCGCGCTTGTGACTACCTATGAAAAGGCCCAGCTCATAGCTGAAATAGCGGCATCGGCGCCCTCGCTCAAACGCATATGGCTTTCCGGGCAGGCGGCTGTGCTGCCTTCTCCTGTCTCGGGAATAAGCGCGAGCCTCCGTGAGGCGCTCTTGCCGGTGAGCGCCCCCGGGCCGGCGAGCGGGCCCGAAGCAACAGACCTCGCTTCCATTATATACACCTCCGGCTCGACCGGCGCGCCCAAGGGGGTCACAATGGCCCATTCGAACATGGCCGCCGCGGCGGACTCCATCATCAGCTACCTCGGGATTACCCGTGACGACGTAATCCTCAACACCCTGCCCATGTCGTTCGATTACGGCCTTTACCAGGTCCTCATGGGTTTCAGGTCCGGGGCCAGGGTCGTCCTCGAGAAGTTCCTGTATTCCTGGGACATACTGAAGACCATAGAAAAGGAACGGGTGACCGGGTTCCCGATCGTGCCGACAATATCCTCCATACTCCTCAAGACCGAGGACTTCAAGGGCTTGAGCTTTGAGGGCCTGAGATACATCACAAACACCGGCGCGGCCCTCCCTGTGCAGCACATAAAAAGGCTTCGCGAGATATTCCCGAAGACGAAGATATTCTCGATGTACGGCCTTACGGAATGCAAGAGGGTGTCTTACCTGCCGCCTGAAGAGCTCGACAGGCGCCCGACATCGGTCGGGAAGCCGATGCCGAATACCGATGCATACGTGGTCGATTCCGAAGGGAAGCGGGTAGGGCACGGAGTGACCGGCGAGCTCGTAGTAAAAGGGCCTAGCGTGATGGCAGGGTACTGGGGGTTGCCCGAGGAGACGGCGAAAGCGCTCCGGCCCGACGCCGGCGGCGAAACGGTCCTTTATACAGGCGACCTTTTCAGGACCGACGAGGACGGGTTCCTCTACTTCGTGGGCCGGAAGGACGAGATCCTGAAATGCCGGGGCGAGAAGGTGAGCCCCAGGGAGGTGGAAGAGGTCATCCACTGGCATGAAGGTGTGGCCCAGGCCGCGGTCGCCGGGGTGCCTGACGCGGTCCTCGGGACCGCGCTCAAGGCCTTCGTGGTGCGCAAAAGAGGAAGCGAGCTTACCCAGAGGGAGCTCATGCAGCACTGTTCAAGGCACCTCGAGGACTTCATGGTCCCGAAATACATCGTATTCATGGAGGACCTGCCGAAAAACGAGAACGGGAAGGTGGACAGGCCGCGCCTTGCCGAAGGCGGGGCAGCGGGGTGA
- a CDS encoding DUF3473 domain-containing protein, whose product MNIQNALTIDVEDYYMVTGFADRVRFEDWPKFESRVAMSTRKVLALLSRYGVKATFFVLGWVAENDPRLVREIHSEGHEVACHGYNHRLIYDTTPDEFREDIRKSKRILEDISGRPVAGYRAASYSVTKKTLWALDILMEEGFLYDSSIFPIHHDRYGIPDACRFPYEIKRNGGALMEFPPSTLRLLGQNLPVAGGGYLRLLPSWLTRAAAKKINSKERKPVIFYIHPWEVDEGQPRLKVGSLSAFRHYTNIKSTSAKLEGLMREFSFRPLSAFLDGNA is encoded by the coding sequence GTGAACATCCAGAACGCATTGACGATAGACGTCGAGGACTACTACATGGTGACCGGCTTCGCCGACAGGGTCAGATTCGAGGACTGGCCGAAGTTCGAAAGCCGGGTGGCCATGAGCACGAGAAAGGTCCTCGCCCTGCTCTCCAGATACGGGGTCAAGGCCACATTCTTCGTCCTCGGCTGGGTGGCTGAAAACGACCCGCGCCTCGTAAGGGAAATACACTCCGAGGGGCACGAGGTGGCCTGCCACGGCTACAACCACCGCCTCATATATGATACGACCCCTGATGAGTTCAGGGAGGACATCCGGAAATCGAAGCGCATACTCGAGGACATCTCAGGGAGGCCGGTCGCCGGCTACAGGGCGGCCAGCTATTCGGTTACAAAAAAGACGCTCTGGGCCCTCGACATACTTATGGAGGAGGGCTTCCTTTACGACTCGAGCATATTCCCCATTCACCACGACAGGTACGGCATACCTGACGCCTGCCGGTTCCCCTACGAGATAAAAAGGAACGGCGGCGCCCTGATGGAGTTCCCCCCGTCAACGCTCCGTCTTCTTGGCCAGAACCTGCCGGTCGCTGGAGGCGGGTATCTCAGGCTTCTACCCTCATGGCTTACAAGGGCGGCAGCGAAAAAAATAAACTCCAAAGAGCGGAAACCGGTAATCTTCTACATACACCCCTGGGAAGTCGACGAGGGGCAGCCGAGGCTCAAGGTCGGCTCTCTTTCCGCGTTCAGGCATTACACAAACATAAAGAGCACGTCAGCCAAGCTCGAGGGGCTCATGAGGGAGTTCAGCTTCAGGCCCCTCTCCGCGTTCCTGGATGGAAATGCATAG